The proteins below are encoded in one region of Reichenbachiella sp. 5M10:
- a CDS encoding deoxyguanosinetriphosphate triphosphohydrolase, with the protein MMNWKNLMSAERIGEVKRMHAHPAGNLRSEFEADYDRIIFSRPFRNLQDKTQVFPLPDQDFVHTRLTHSLEVSSVGRSLGKNAGASILSKYKDIEGLTPSDFGAVVGAAALAHDVGNPPFGHSGETAISDFFAHHPVAKMLQEEVSKEQWADLTDFEGNAQGFRLLTRNQRQGLKLTKATLAAFTKYPCYSAFAERDKKKKSQKKYGYFQSEQSIFAEMADSLGLIQRHTGVWSRHPLAFLVEAADDICYSIIDLEDGFGLGLVSFEQTRDFLAAILKDKYMPEKLEQIPSDKEKIGVLRAVAIQVLIEESTAVFLTHEEAMLAGGFDQAITDLVPSAPVLEEIGVFSVEHLYQSRQVLEKEAAGFEVIDGLLDAFVLAVHAKYYQNKAYTGRHKSVFRLLPPDVVYKLDHESTSLYESILLITDYISGMTDSSAIKLFRILKGISIN; encoded by the coding sequence ATGATGAATTGGAAGAATTTGATGTCAGCCGAGAGAATCGGTGAAGTCAAACGAATGCATGCACATCCTGCTGGGAATCTACGGAGTGAGTTTGAGGCCGATTATGACCGGATCATTTTTAGTCGCCCGTTTCGCAATTTGCAGGACAAGACGCAGGTGTTTCCTTTACCAGACCAAGATTTTGTACACACCCGATTGACACATAGTTTGGAAGTATCTAGTGTGGGGCGCTCTTTGGGCAAGAATGCGGGAGCCAGTATTCTCAGCAAGTACAAGGACATAGAGGGACTGACTCCAAGTGATTTTGGGGCGGTAGTCGGAGCAGCTGCTCTGGCCCATGATGTAGGGAATCCTCCGTTTGGCCATTCTGGCGAAACGGCCATCTCGGACTTCTTTGCGCACCACCCTGTAGCCAAGATGCTGCAAGAGGAAGTCTCCAAAGAACAATGGGCGGATTTGACGGATTTTGAAGGCAATGCACAGGGGTTTCGTCTTTTGACAAGAAACCAACGGCAGGGATTGAAATTGACCAAAGCGACCCTAGCGGCCTTTACGAAGTATCCATGCTATTCGGCTTTTGCCGAAAGGGACAAGAAAAAGAAGAGCCAAAAGAAGTACGGTTATTTTCAAAGTGAGCAAAGCATTTTTGCGGAGATGGCCGATAGTCTGGGCTTGATCCAGCGCCATACTGGCGTATGGTCACGACACCCTTTGGCTTTTTTGGTCGAAGCAGCGGATGATATTTGCTACAGTATCATCGATTTGGAAGATGGTTTTGGCCTAGGCTTGGTGTCGTTTGAGCAGACTCGTGATTTTTTGGCAGCCATACTCAAAGACAAGTACATGCCCGAGAAGTTGGAGCAGATCCCAAGTGACAAAGAAAAAATAGGGGTATTGCGAGCAGTAGCCATTCAAGTGTTGATCGAAGAGAGTACGGCCGTTTTTCTCACCCACGAGGAAGCCATGTTGGCAGGGGGATTTGACCAGGCGATTACAGACTTGGTCCCTTCGGCTCCTGTACTCGAAGAGATCGGTGTCTTTTCGGTGGAGCACTTGTATCAGAGTAGACAGGTTTTGGAAAAGGAAGCCGCAGGGTTCGAGGTGATCGATGGTTTGCTGGATGCATTTGTACTTGCGGTGCATGCCAAGTACTACCAAAACAAGGCGTATACAGGCAGGCACAAGAGTGTGTTTCGTTTGTTGCCTCCTGATGTGGTCTACAAGTTGGATCATGAATCGACAAGTTTGTACGAGTCGATTCTGTTGATTACCGATTACATATCAGGAATGACGGACAGTTCAGCGATCAAGCTGTTCCGAATTTTGAAAGGAATTAGTATAAATTAG